The Metabacillus schmidteae genome has a segment encoding these proteins:
- a CDS encoding exonuclease SbcCD subunit D, whose product MRILHTADWHLGRALEGRSRLAEQAQFIDELVRIVEEEKVDAILMAGDAFDTVNPPAAAEQLFYDGLSRLSDYGKRPIIVIAGNHDNPDRLSAASPLANNSSIHLIGYPITDVIKVDVPRLDQQMMVAALAYPSEARLEQVLSQEHDEVLLRNKYDERIRDLFSIMSKQFQKDTVNIAMSHIHVAGGSSSDSERPIEVGGAYTVAATSMPEAAQYVALGHLHRPQNMKRASTITRYSGSPLAYSFSEIGYAKSVTILDAEPNQPVVVKEIPLSSGKPLVKWKATEGISQVHQWLDEGKDSTAWIDLEIHLTSTLSIEEIHRLRKWHPGFIHIRPVFQAEQELAAARQANMPIDQLFTQFYEKQTGGAKPEDELIKLFLELVNQDEEQEEGDEA is encoded by the coding sequence ATGCGCATATTGCATACGGCAGATTGGCATCTAGGTCGAGCTCTTGAAGGACGTAGCCGACTGGCAGAGCAGGCTCAGTTTATTGACGAGCTTGTCAGAATAGTAGAAGAAGAAAAGGTTGATGCCATTTTGATGGCCGGGGATGCCTTTGATACAGTAAATCCTCCTGCTGCGGCAGAGCAATTATTTTATGATGGACTCTCGAGATTATCCGATTATGGCAAGCGTCCGATCATCGTTATTGCTGGAAACCATGATAATCCGGACCGATTATCTGCTGCATCCCCTTTAGCAAACAATTCTTCCATTCATTTAATTGGATATCCAATAACTGATGTTATTAAAGTAGATGTGCCCAGATTAGATCAGCAAATGATGGTTGCGGCATTGGCTTATCCTTCTGAAGCAAGGCTTGAGCAAGTATTATCACAAGAACATGATGAAGTATTGCTTCGTAATAAATATGATGAACGAATTCGTGACCTATTTTCCATCATGAGCAAGCAATTTCAAAAAGACACAGTCAATATCGCCATGAGTCATATTCATGTAGCAGGTGGAAGCTCTTCAGATTCCGAACGTCCTATCGAAGTAGGTGGAGCTTATACAGTTGCGGCAACAAGCATGCCGGAAGCTGCTCAGTATGTAGCATTAGGTCATTTACATCGTCCTCAAAATATGAAGCGTGCAAGTACAATAACAAGATATTCCGGCTCTCCGCTTGCTTATAGTTTCTCAGAAATTGGCTATGCCAAATCAGTTACCATTCTTGATGCTGAACCAAATCAGCCGGTTGTGGTGAAAGAAATTCCGTTATCATCTGGAAAGCCATTAGTGAAATGGAAGGCAACAGAAGGGATTAGTCAGGTTCATCAATGGCTTGATGAAGGCAAAGATTCAACAGCATGGATTGATTTAGAAATCCATTTAACAAGTACATTATCAATTGAAGAAATCCATCGCCTGCGCAAATGGCATCCCGGCTTTATTCATATACGTCCTGTTTTTCAGGCAGAGCAGGAATTAGCAGCTGCAAGGCAGGCGAATATGCCGATCGATCAGTTATTTACACAGTTTTACGAAAAACAAACAGGTGGGGCAAAGCCAGAGGACGAGCTTATTAAGCTGTTTTTGGAACTGGTTAATCAGGATGAAGAGCAAGAGGAAGGTGATGAAGCATGA
- a CDS encoding SbcC/MukB-like Walker B domain-containing protein, whose amino-acid sequence MKPISLSVAGLHSFREKQTIQFDSLCDGGIFGIFGPTGSGKSSILDAMTLALYGKVERAMNNTHGILNHAEDQLSVSFTFELENASSKKRYIVERVFKRTDDIRVKTAICRLIEEDEEHVVLADKAVDVNEKIYGLLGLTIDDFTRAVVLPQGKFAEFLSLKGAERRQMLQRLFHLEQYGDQLLIKLKRRLASTRIERNELEAEKTGLGDASAEAVEEAKSNVTEAKILLEKRQKELESVTKDFEQKQTLWNLQMEKAEIEKEKLALKKEEEQIAGLEKRLKSAEEAEALRPYAEALQARKKERNEAEINLIAAKKNYENMKEKYEVTSREYEQIRKEKAEQEPLLVTKREKLLQMQKVEEELEQEQKVLKDVEIEYNNLQHQREHHQTLLSKAEQLVEKALNKQHALKEEQQANLVSAKDRDQVRGAADARQHVLRSKQQYVETTELLKKKTDAIHAEKERASQTTEQLQTNKQQLETQFRQLNQLYHYVSDREKEYKQAVAVAKNKVEIATKEEQDAKNQKLAFELVKGLKDGEACPVCGSCSHPSPAVHVEPDHNKLDRLSETMKKQLEQLQMLSHEPQSLKVKAEGLSEQLVSEFEFLKEVKQIEEAQINELLQSSQDLSINQVFHLLQTEFKRLTQDLLQVRQGIEKTVKLYRELQKDELRRKDSISSALLDVREWEEKANLYKENYEQSTSHYSEKYSMIPFEEVEKRQGEISEKDTANEQLTERIQKSFSFIEEQQALVKEQEKMNQQLTEKQIAIHSTMQNRRSSIKEKEEKLSEVKGEMAISTQIQATEAQIKHLAEKENNLYQLWQRESNELYKLQSEQTAYEKSLNQTARQVDEAERAWEQAKYNTAFLTIEETLSSLLSSFERQQMKVKIEAFKDKMKQLNTDLKRIEEKLDGQVVSQEQWDRIQMIRDEMKQQTEEAVANKGAATKALEVLLDKHERFSEIETKQNELDDMLQKLEKLQSVFKGNSFVEYVAEEQLQQVSRDATERLSMLTRGRYAIEVDSQGGFIMRDDANGGVRRPVSTLSGGETFLTSLALALSLSTQIQLRGEYPLQFFFLDEGFGTLDVELLDTVITALEKLQAQNLSVGVISHVQELRARLPRKLIVEPAEPSGKGTSVYLESL is encoded by the coding sequence ATGAAGCCTATTTCATTAAGTGTTGCCGGTTTACACAGTTTTCGTGAAAAGCAGACCATTCAATTTGATTCTCTTTGTGATGGAGGAATCTTTGGAATCTTTGGTCCAACTGGAAGCGGAAAATCATCTATTTTAGACGCGATGACACTTGCTTTATATGGAAAAGTTGAGCGCGCGATGAATAACACACATGGCATCCTTAATCATGCAGAGGATCAGCTATCGGTTTCCTTCACTTTTGAACTTGAAAATGCTTCGTCAAAAAAACGATATATTGTTGAACGTGTTTTTAAACGTACAGACGATATCCGCGTGAAAACAGCCATATGCCGGTTAATTGAAGAAGATGAGGAACATGTGGTTCTGGCTGATAAGGCAGTTGATGTGAATGAAAAAATCTATGGCTTGCTTGGGCTGACAATCGATGATTTTACCCGTGCAGTCGTGTTGCCACAAGGGAAATTTGCTGAATTTTTATCTTTAAAAGGTGCAGAGAGAAGGCAAATGCTGCAGCGGTTATTCCACTTAGAGCAATATGGAGATCAATTGTTGATAAAGTTAAAAAGACGTTTAGCTTCAACTAGAATTGAACGAAATGAATTGGAAGCAGAGAAAACAGGCTTAGGTGATGCATCAGCCGAGGCAGTGGAAGAAGCAAAAAGTAACGTCACTGAAGCAAAAATTTTGTTAGAAAAGCGCCAAAAAGAGCTGGAGAGTGTTACAAAAGACTTTGAGCAAAAACAAACTCTTTGGAACTTGCAAATGGAAAAGGCTGAAATCGAAAAAGAAAAGCTGGCTTTAAAAAAAGAAGAAGAACAAATTGCCGGATTAGAAAAACGACTTAAGTCTGCAGAGGAAGCAGAAGCTTTAAGACCGTACGCAGAAGCCCTGCAAGCACGTAAGAAAGAAAGAAATGAAGCTGAAATCAACTTGATTGCTGCAAAGAAAAACTATGAAAACATGAAGGAAAAGTACGAAGTAACCAGTCGAGAGTACGAGCAAATTCGGAAGGAAAAAGCAGAGCAGGAACCTTTATTGGTGACAAAGCGTGAGAAATTATTGCAAATGCAAAAGGTTGAAGAAGAGCTTGAGCAGGAACAAAAGGTGCTTAAAGATGTAGAAATAGAGTACAACAACCTGCAACATCAGCGTGAACATCATCAAACATTATTATCAAAAGCAGAGCAGCTAGTTGAAAAAGCGTTGAATAAGCAACATGCTCTAAAGGAAGAGCAACAAGCAAATTTGGTGTCTGCGAAGGATCGTGATCAAGTACGTGGTGCCGCTGATGCAAGACAACATGTCCTTAGAAGTAAGCAGCAATATGTTGAAACAACTGAATTACTAAAAAAGAAAACAGATGCTATTCATGCGGAAAAAGAGAGAGCAAGTCAAACTACAGAACAACTACAAACAAATAAACAACAGCTGGAAACACAGTTTCGTCAGTTAAATCAACTCTATCATTATGTCTCTGATCGGGAAAAAGAATATAAGCAAGCAGTGGCAGTTGCCAAAAATAAAGTAGAAATAGCTACTAAGGAAGAACAAGATGCCAAAAATCAAAAACTTGCTTTTGAACTTGTAAAGGGGTTAAAAGATGGAGAGGCTTGTCCGGTTTGTGGATCTTGTAGTCATCCTAGCCCTGCTGTCCATGTTGAACCAGATCATAATAAGCTTGATCGTCTCTCTGAAACAATGAAGAAACAGCTTGAGCAATTACAAATGTTAAGTCATGAGCCTCAATCCTTAAAGGTGAAAGCAGAAGGTTTATCAGAACAGCTTGTTTCAGAATTTGAATTTTTAAAAGAAGTGAAACAAATTGAAGAGGCTCAAATAAACGAATTGCTTCAAAGTTCTCAGGATTTATCTATTAACCAAGTGTTTCATCTTTTGCAAACTGAATTTAAACGTCTTACCCAAGACCTTTTACAGGTAAGGCAAGGAATAGAAAAAACAGTAAAACTGTATCGTGAATTGCAGAAGGATGAACTGAGAAGGAAGGATAGTATCTCATCAGCACTTCTCGATGTGAGAGAATGGGAAGAAAAGGCGAATCTATACAAGGAAAACTATGAACAAAGCACATCTCATTACTCAGAGAAATACTCAATGATCCCTTTTGAAGAGGTTGAAAAGCGACAAGGTGAGATCTCAGAAAAAGATACTGCAAACGAACAGCTAACAGAAAGAATTCAAAAAAGCTTTTCCTTTATTGAAGAACAACAGGCTCTTGTGAAAGAACAAGAAAAAATGAATCAACAACTAACAGAAAAGCAAATTGCAATACACTCGACAATGCAAAATCGACGTTCATCAATTAAGGAAAAGGAAGAAAAGCTTAGCGAAGTAAAAGGCGAGATGGCGATTTCTACACAAATCCAAGCAACTGAAGCACAAATTAAGCACCTGGCTGAGAAAGAAAATAATTTATATCAATTATGGCAAAGAGAATCAAACGAGCTTTATAAGCTTCAAAGTGAACAAACAGCATATGAAAAATCATTGAATCAAACAGCCAGGCAAGTGGATGAGGCTGAGAGAGCATGGGAACAAGCAAAATATAATACAGCATTTTTAACAATTGAAGAAACATTATCTTCTTTATTATCTTCGTTTGAAAGACAACAAATGAAAGTGAAAATTGAAGCCTTTAAGGATAAAATGAAACAACTTAACACAGACTTAAAGCGAATTGAAGAGAAGTTAGATGGACAAGTCGTATCACAAGAACAATGGGATCGCATCCAAATGATAAGAGATGAGATGAAGCAGCAAACAGAAGAAGCTGTTGCGAATAAGGGAGCAGCAACGAAGGCGTTAGAAGTACTTCTTGATAAGCATGAGCGCTTTTCAGAGATTGAAACAAAGCAAAATGAACTTGATGACATGCTTCAAAAGCTTGAAAAGCTACAATCAGTCTTTAAGGGAAATAGTTTTGTTGAATATGTGGCAGAAGAACAGCTGCAACAAGTCAGTCGTGATGCAACTGAGCGATTGTCGATGTTAACTCGTGGACGCTATGCAATCGAAGTGGATTCTCAAGGTGGCTTCATTATGAGAGATGATGCAAATGGTGGAGTCAGACGACCGGTTTCAACTCTGTCAGGTGGTGAAACATTCCTCACATCTCTAGCTCTGGCACTGTCATTATCAACGCAAATCCAACTCAGAGGCGAATACCCGCTTCAATTTTTCTTCTTGGATGAAGGATTTGGCACACTGGATGTTGAGTTGCTTGATACAGTTATTACAGCACTGGAGAAGCTACAAGCACAAAATCTCTCAGTTGGAGTAATAAGTCATGTGCAGGAATTAAGGGCTAGACTTCCAAGAAAATTAATTGTTGAACCAGCCGAACCTTCAGGGAAAGGAACTTCTGTCTATTTAGAATCTCTCTAA